A genomic window from Cloacibacillus evryensis DSM 19522 includes:
- a CDS encoding lysylphosphatidylglycerol synthase transmembrane domain-containing protein, with translation MTVQKSFTIFVAIVILSIIGVLLWSIDASTFVMLKNADPGLLFCAAGLVILGWILDAFKFMTLSRAAGEKLSFRSTLAVVWINYFGCAITPMQSGGGPFQIYLLYKDGVSIGKSVAITLVRTLQILFLLALVVPFSLLADPEIIKKYVYMRWYVCYVVIFIILCAFLLIVSVIRPQWMKHWVNAVLVWIKRMGILKSRYLLNAVRWVSREIDAYNTNIKLFSSTGKWWLLLSAVLAIIHLIVYMSIMPCLIKAAGFNVNYIQCLLAESLLLFMLYFVPTPGASGAAEGGAVAVFGLFVPWSVAGVMAVTWRLLSEYTGIALGTFIVVRMLGWCGANKVMIAEQEAIKKTKESENEGK, from the coding sequence TTGACCGTCCAAAAAAGCTTTACCATATTTGTAGCGATAGTCATACTATCTATAATTGGAGTATTGTTATGGAGTATAGACGCCTCGACATTCGTGATGCTGAAAAACGCGGACCCCGGGCTTCTGTTCTGCGCCGCTGGCCTCGTCATACTTGGCTGGATACTTGACGCGTTCAAATTCATGACGCTTTCCCGCGCCGCCGGCGAAAAACTTTCCTTCAGATCCACACTTGCCGTCGTCTGGATAAATTACTTCGGCTGCGCCATCACCCCGATGCAGAGCGGCGGTGGCCCCTTTCAGATATATCTGCTCTATAAAGACGGCGTATCTATCGGGAAATCGGTGGCGATCACGCTTGTGCGCACGCTGCAGATACTTTTTTTGCTTGCCCTCGTGGTGCCCTTCTCCCTTCTCGCTGATCCTGAGATCATCAAAAAATATGTCTATATGCGCTGGTATGTCTGTTACGTCGTGATATTCATCATACTCTGCGCCTTCCTGCTCATAGTCAGCGTCATCCGTCCGCAATGGATGAAACATTGGGTCAACGCCGTCCTCGTATGGATAAAGCGCATGGGGATATTGAAGTCGAGATATCTGCTGAACGCGGTACGTTGGGTAAGCCGGGAAATCGACGCCTACAACACGAATATCAAGCTCTTCTCATCTACAGGCAAATGGTGGCTTCTGCTCTCCGCGGTTCTCGCCATCATCCATCTGATAGTCTACATGTCGATAATGCCCTGCCTTATCAAGGCGGCGGGGTTCAACGTAAATTACATACAATGCCTGCTCGCCGAATCCCTGCTCCTCTTTATGCTCTACTTCGTGCCCACTCCCGGCGCGAGCGGGGCGGCCGAGGGCGGGGCCGTTGCCGTCTTCGGACTGTTCGTACCGTGGAGCGTGGCGGGCGTCATGGCCGTAACCTGGAGGCTGCTCTCGGAATACACAGGCATCGCGCTCGGGACATTTATCGTCGTCCGTATGCTGGGCTGGTGCGGGGCGAATAAGGTCATGATCGCTGAACAAGAAGCTATAAAAAAAACAAAGGAGTCGGAGAATGAAGGTAAATAA
- a CDS encoding methyltransferase family protein gives MKVNKKISSLAFKGRGLFWGLFAAGILIFPGEFDVSRFMVGLLLVLAGQMLRFWAAGFIPKYRTEVIGAPVLITWGPYSWVRNPLYAGNALMGLGWSLMVSWGWVGAFVIAFLLLYSLIVIPAEEDFLAEKFGAEYADYKRVVPALFPWPRRGFPPASANEKPFDAKRAREEEIYSIRVNIVVTLVIVARLFFL, from the coding sequence ATGAAGGTAAATAAGAAGATAAGCTCGCTTGCGTTTAAGGGAAGGGGCCTTTTCTGGGGACTATTTGCCGCAGGTATACTCATTTTCCCCGGAGAATTTGACGTTTCCAGATTCATGGTGGGGCTGCTGCTCGTACTGGCGGGACAGATGCTGCGCTTCTGGGCCGCCGGCTTTATTCCCAAATACCGCACCGAGGTGATAGGCGCCCCGGTGTTGATCACCTGGGGGCCCTACAGTTGGGTCAGGAATCCGCTCTATGCGGGGAACGCTCTGATGGGTCTCGGATGGTCCCTCATGGTCAGCTGGGGCTGGGTCGGAGCCTTTGTGATCGCCTTTTTGCTGCTTTATTCGCTGATCGTGATACCGGCGGAAGAAGATTTTCTTGCGGAGAAGTTTGGCGCCGAATACGCCGACTACAAAAGAGTCGTTCCTGCGCTGTTCCCGTGGCCCAGAAGGGGCTTCCCCCCGGCGTCCGCCAATGAAAAGCCGTTTGACGCGAAAAGGGCGCGTGAAGAGGAGATATATTCGATACGCGTCAATATTGTGGTCACACTGGTGATAGTCGCGAGGCTCTTTTTTCTGTAG
- a CDS encoding YgiQ family radical SAM protein, which produces MPAEKTGAIRHPENKNKIRTKQPQKAPSSPPRKAFLPVSLADMASRGWEELDILIVTGDAYVDHPSFGHAIIARWLEAHGFRVGVVSQPDWRGTEEFAKLGRPRLCVMLSAGNLDSMLNHYTASGKKRRRDDYTPGGAAGRRPDRATIVYANRVRELWGDIPLVIGGIEASLRRFAHYDYWSDSVRRSILTDSRADLLVFGMGELASLEIARRLAEGEEISSISDVAGTCWKTHDPAAANDAVTLDPFAEVSADKTKFAASFKLFYDENDGIRGKRLIQDQGAWHVVQNRPARPLTTPEMDRIYALPYTRAWHPDYDAAGGVPAFDEVKFSITSHRGCFGECGFCAISSHQGRIIQRRSDESIIKEAGLLTKMPDFKGYIHDIGGPTANFTVPSCQESVKRGSCKGKSCLYPQPCKKLRAGHEDYITLLRKVRALPRIKKVFIRSGLRYDYILADKKGDFLEELCRYHISGQLKIAPEHVSEGVLRYMRKPPRAVTEEFLKRYAEMNAKLGMKQFLVPYFMSAHPGSTLKEAVELAEFIRDSGLRPEQVQDFTPTPGSLSTCIYHTAIDPLTMQPVYVPKDHEERKMQRALLQYWMPENREYVRKALIKAGRKDLIGRGPKALVY; this is translated from the coding sequence ATGCCCGCTGAAAAGACCGGCGCAATACGCCATCCTGAAAATAAAAATAAAATTCGCACGAAGCAGCCGCAGAAAGCGCCCTCCTCCCCGCCGAGAAAGGCATTCCTCCCCGTGAGCTTGGCCGACATGGCATCGCGCGGCTGGGAAGAGCTCGACATCCTCATCGTCACGGGCGACGCCTATGTGGACCACCCGAGCTTCGGCCATGCGATAATCGCGCGCTGGCTCGAGGCGCACGGCTTTCGTGTCGGCGTCGTCTCCCAGCCGGACTGGCGCGGCACGGAGGAGTTCGCGAAGCTAGGCCGCCCGCGCCTCTGCGTGATGCTTTCGGCGGGCAACCTCGACTCGATGCTCAACCACTACACCGCCTCCGGCAAAAAACGCCGCCGCGACGATTACACCCCCGGAGGGGCGGCTGGACGCAGACCGGACAGGGCCACGATCGTCTACGCAAATAGGGTCCGCGAGCTTTGGGGCGACATCCCCCTGGTTATCGGCGGCATCGAGGCCAGCCTGCGCCGCTTCGCGCACTATGACTACTGGAGCGACAGCGTCAGGCGTTCCATACTGACGGACAGCCGCGCCGACCTTCTCGTCTTTGGCATGGGCGAGCTCGCCTCGCTGGAGATCGCGCGCAGACTGGCGGAGGGAGAAGAGATCTCCTCGATAAGTGACGTCGCCGGAACCTGCTGGAAGACACACGACCCGGCGGCGGCCAACGACGCGGTGACACTGGACCCGTTCGCCGAGGTGAGCGCCGACAAGACAAAGTTCGCCGCCTCTTTCAAGCTCTTCTATGACGAAAACGACGGCATACGCGGCAAGCGGCTCATTCAGGACCAGGGCGCCTGGCATGTCGTCCAAAACAGGCCGGCAAGGCCGCTTACGACGCCCGAGATGGACAGGATATACGCGCTGCCCTATACGCGCGCCTGGCACCCGGACTATGACGCTGCGGGCGGCGTGCCGGCCTTTGACGAGGTAAAGTTCAGCATCACGAGCCACCGCGGCTGCTTCGGCGAATGCGGCTTCTGCGCGATATCCTCCCATCAGGGGCGCATCATCCAGAGAAGGAGCGACGAGTCCATCATAAAAGAGGCCGGGCTGCTGACGAAGATGCCCGATTTCAAAGGCTACATCCATGATATCGGCGGCCCTACGGCTAATTTCACCGTCCCCTCCTGTCAGGAGTCCGTCAAACGCGGCTCCTGCAAAGGAAAATCCTGCCTCTATCCGCAGCCCTGCAAGAAACTGCGCGCCGGCCACGAGGATTACATCACGCTGCTGCGCAAGGTGCGCGCGCTGCCGCGGATAAAAAAGGTGTTCATCCGCTCCGGCCTTCGCTACGACTACATCCTCGCGGACAAAAAGGGGGATTTTCTCGAGGAGCTCTGCCGTTATCACATCAGCGGCCAGCTTAAGATCGCCCCCGAACATGTAAGCGAGGGCGTGCTCCGGTATATGCGCAAACCGCCGCGCGCTGTGACGGAAGAATTCCTGAAGAGGTACGCGGAGATGAACGCCAAACTTGGAATGAAACAATTTCTCGTCCCCTACTTCATGTCCGCGCACCCCGGTTCGACGCTGAAGGAGGCGGTCGAGCTGGCGGAATTTATCCGCGACAGCGGCCTGCGCCCCGAGCAGGTGCAGGATTTCACGCCGACCCCCGGCTCGCTCTCGACCTGCATATATCATACGGCCATCGATCCGCTCACGATGCAGCCAGTCTATGTACCGAAGGACCATGAGGAGCGCAAGATGCAGCGCGCGCTCCTGCAGTATTGGATGCCGGAAAACAGGGAGTACGTGCGCAAAGCGCTGATAAAGGCGGGAAGAAAGGACCTGATCGGCCGCGGCCCGAAGGCGCTGGTATATTGA